Proteins encoded within one genomic window of Thiolapillus brandeum:
- a CDS encoding IS5 family transposase, which yields MRGPDIQQDALFSTVSPEQRVPKDHPLRPIRQMVDQALQALDGEFDTLYADLGRDSIPPEKLLRAQLLMALYTIRSERQLVEQIDYNLLFRWFVGFSMDDKVWHHSTFTKNRDRLLEGEVAHKFFAQVLEQAQSADLLSKEHFSVDGTLIEALASLKSYRPKEEDEPPTQDGGRNPTIDFRGERRRRETHESKTDPDALLFRKSKGTTAKLSYMGHLLMENRHGLVVDARVSQATGTAEREAAIDMVEALTGTCRVTVGADKNYDTKGFVEAMRCANATPHVAQNDTNRSSAIDGRTTRHEGYRTSLTIRKRIEECFGWLKTIGGLRKSRFVGQKKLDFHFVLGAAAYNLVRMRNLGVVTC from the coding sequence TCCAGCAAGACGCGCTTTTCAGCACAGTAAGCCCGGAACAGCGGGTACCGAAGGATCATCCGCTTCGGCCCATTCGGCAGATGGTAGATCAAGCCCTCCAAGCGTTGGACGGTGAATTCGATACCTTATACGCCGATCTGGGACGGGATTCGATTCCACCGGAGAAGTTACTGCGGGCACAGTTGCTGATGGCCCTGTACACCATCCGTAGCGAGCGGCAACTGGTCGAACAGATCGACTACAACCTGCTGTTCCGCTGGTTTGTGGGCTTCTCCATGGACGACAAAGTCTGGCACCACTCGACCTTCACCAAGAACCGGGACCGCCTGCTCGAAGGCGAGGTCGCCCACAAGTTCTTCGCCCAGGTGCTGGAACAGGCGCAATCCGCCGATCTGCTGTCCAAGGAACACTTCAGCGTGGATGGCACGCTGATCGAAGCGCTGGCCTCGCTCAAGAGTTATCGCCCGAAGGAAGAAGACGAACCTCCGACCCAGGATGGCGGGCGCAATCCCACAATAGATTTCCGTGGCGAGAGGCGCCGCCGGGAAACCCATGAATCGAAAACCGATCCGGATGCGCTGTTGTTCCGCAAGAGCAAAGGCACCACCGCCAAGCTCAGTTACATGGGGCACCTGTTGATGGAGAACCGCCATGGCCTGGTGGTCGATGCCAGGGTCAGCCAGGCCACGGGCACGGCCGAACGGGAGGCCGCCATTGATATGGTCGAAGCGCTCACCGGCACGTGTCGGGTGACGGTGGGCGCGGACAAAAACTATGACACGAAGGGCTTCGTGGAGGCGATGCGTTGTGCCAACGCCACGCCTCATGTGGCCCAGAACGACACCAACCGCTCATCAGCCATCGATGGGCGCACCACCCGCCACGAGGGTTACCGGACCAGCCTGACCATCCGCAAGCGGATCGAGGAATGCTTCGGCTGGCTCAAGACCATCGGTGGCCTGCGCAAGAGCCGGTTCGTAGGCCAGAAGAAGCTGGACTTCCACTTCGTACTGGGAGCCGCTGCCTACAACCTGGTTCGGATGCGCAATCTGGGGGTAGTGACGTGTTGA